A genomic stretch from Sphingobacterium sp. ML3W includes:
- a CDS encoding Crp/Fnr family transcriptional regulator, which yields MEQLLAFIRKFGQLDQREEGLIRQAFEKKSIPKANYFVTCGKVNNSIAFVERGVFRSLYYNHKGDDFTRYFIYEGRFIGDFQSFLDRTPSNDYIESVTDAQLWSLDIHNFLLLEKEIKIWPLLMAKLYGFVIESKLKTANTMMNLDAKERYLLFLKLYPGLANRVPLTMLASYLGITASSLSRIRKNIA from the coding sequence ATGGAACAGCTTCTAGCGTTTATCCGAAAATTTGGGCAGCTTGATCAGCGGGAGGAAGGTCTAATCAGGCAGGCATTCGAAAAGAAGAGCATTCCAAAAGCCAACTATTTTGTCACCTGTGGAAAGGTCAACAATAGTATTGCCTTCGTAGAAAGGGGTGTATTTCGCTCCCTTTATTATAATCATAAAGGTGATGATTTTACACGATACTTTATTTACGAAGGCCGCTTTATCGGAGATTTCCAAAGTTTTCTGGATCGTACCCCGTCCAATGACTATATCGAATCTGTAACAGATGCACAGCTATGGAGTCTCGATATCCATAATTTTCTGTTGTTAGAAAAAGAAATCAAAATCTGGCCCTTATTGATGGCCAAGCTGTATGGGTTTGTCATTGAAAGCAAATTAAAAACAGCGAATACCATGATGAATCTTGATGCCAAGGAACGCTATCTGCTATTTCTAAAGCTCTATCCCGGACTGGCAAATCGTGTTCCCTTAACGATGCTGGCCTCCTATTTGGGGATTACAGCTTCTTCCTTAAGTCGTATCCGCAAAAATATCGCATAA
- a CDS encoding adenylosuccinate synthase: MDILIGLQWGDEGKGKIIDLIGRDYDIIARFNGGANAGHSIYHNGKRITLKLLPSGIFYPHIKNIIGTAVVIDPLALQAEVEQLQTIISDTEIINRILISEKAHLVLPTYKYWDIYLEESQQYRSIGTTKNGIAPTYSNKILRQNVRVGDIFSKDFETYVFQILNKQYTELQALGQDMPAVQELYDNFLEACSFLKKLQIMDTEIIINEAIKNNKKVLAEGAQATLLDIDHGTYPYVTSSNTIASAACVGLGVSPKLIDKIYGVTKAYCTRVGNGIFPTEITGSLADELREKGSEFGSNTKRPRRVGWLDLPALKYAVMLNGVTDLVLTKADILNGMPEVPICTAYEIDGETRILIAPTFADNAPKPIWKFLDGWNSTLLKIDQQAQIPKELKLFVSFLEEELNIPIKYLSTGPQREELIILGN; the protein is encoded by the coding sequence ATGGATATTTTAATTGGACTCCAGTGGGGAGATGAAGGAAAAGGAAAAATCATTGATCTGATCGGCCGTGATTATGACATTATTGCCCGGTTCAATGGCGGGGCAAATGCCGGGCATAGCATTTATCATAATGGCAAACGGATTACCCTTAAATTACTGCCCTCAGGAATCTTTTATCCTCATATCAAAAATATTATCGGTACTGCTGTGGTGATCGATCCTCTCGCACTCCAAGCGGAGGTGGAACAACTTCAAACCATTATTTCTGACACAGAAATAATCAATCGAATCCTAATCTCAGAGAAAGCTCATCTTGTATTGCCCACTTACAAGTACTGGGATATTTATCTGGAAGAATCACAACAATACCGCTCTATCGGAACAACAAAAAATGGCATTGCACCCACCTATTCCAATAAAATACTTCGGCAGAATGTACGCGTAGGGGATATCTTTTCCAAAGATTTCGAAACCTATGTTTTCCAAATTTTAAATAAACAGTATACCGAATTACAGGCTTTGGGGCAGGATATGCCGGCAGTACAAGAATTATATGATAATTTTCTAGAGGCATGCAGTTTTTTAAAAAAATTACAAATTATGGATACAGAAATAATCATCAATGAAGCAATTAAGAACAATAAAAAAGTACTAGCAGAAGGCGCTCAGGCTACATTATTGGACATTGATCATGGTACCTACCCCTATGTAACCTCTTCAAACACCATCGCATCCGCAGCATGTGTGGGTTTGGGCGTATCGCCTAAGCTTATCGATAAGATTTATGGTGTTACCAAAGCCTATTGTACACGCGTTGGAAACGGCATATTTCCAACGGAAATAACGGGCTCCCTTGCCGATGAGCTGCGTGAAAAAGGTAGCGAATTCGGATCCAATACCAAACGACCGCGAAGAGTGGGCTGGCTTGACCTACCTGCATTAAAATATGCTGTCATGTTAAACGGTGTGACAGATCTTGTACTGACAAAGGCAGATATCCTAAATGGAATGCCCGAAGTGCCAATTTGCACAGCATATGAGATAGATGGTGAAACAAGGATCTTAATTGCTCCGACATTTGCAGACAATGCCCCAAAGCCAATCTGGAAATTTTTAGACGGATGGAATAGCACTTTGCTTAAAATCGATCAACAGGCACAAATTCCGAAAGAACTGAAGCTATTTGTATCCTTTTTGGAAGAAGAGTTAAATATACCTATCAAATACCTGTCTACAGGACCACAACGCGAAGAATTGATTATCTTAGGTAATTAA
- a CDS encoding NAD(P)H-dependent oxidoreductase, protein MKKKTLIINGHPNRESFNFGIVAAYKEGAKESGAEVRSINIAELNFNPNLQFGYQKRTELEPDLLQAWEDILWAEHLVWVHPVWWGGLPAIMKGFIDRLFLPGFAFQYRENSLFWDKLLKGKSARIITTLDQPGWYYALVYGKPSVNQLKRSTLLFCGISPVKVTYIGIIKTSDLTKRNKWLFKIKQLGQKQG, encoded by the coding sequence ATGAAGAAGAAAACACTTATTATCAACGGTCACCCCAATAGGGAATCTTTCAATTTTGGTATTGTCGCAGCTTATAAAGAAGGTGCAAAAGAATCTGGAGCGGAAGTCCGTTCGATTAACATCGCAGAGCTGAATTTTAATCCCAATCTGCAGTTTGGATACCAGAAGCGAACAGAACTCGAACCAGATCTCCTGCAAGCTTGGGAAGATATCCTATGGGCCGAACATTTAGTTTGGGTGCATCCTGTATGGTGGGGTGGTCTTCCGGCTATTATGAAAGGTTTTATCGATAGACTCTTTCTACCCGGTTTTGCTTTCCAATACCGTGAAAACTCTCTTTTTTGGGACAAATTACTCAAAGGGAAATCCGCTCGGATTATAACAACCCTCGACCAGCCCGGTTGGTATTATGCCCTGGTCTATGGTAAACCGAGTGTAAATCAGCTCAAAAGATCCACCTTACTATTTTGCGGTATATCACCAGTAAAAGTCACTTACATCGGAATTATAAAGACTTCGGATCTAACAAAGCGGAATAAATGGTTATTTAAAATCAAACAACTCGGACAAAAACAAGGTTAA
- a CDS encoding Crp/Fnr family transcriptional regulator has product MLAAYFQSLGLFDEEEITQIVQLFEYRRLNKNDFFVKENQRCNEVAFITSGIFRSYYTTSSAEDVTYCFRFPNSLIAAYSSFITGGPSIETMQALTPAELWVIKKSTIDKLAAESLVWTKYLRMIAEQQYLELEKRIFQLQKETALQRYTVLLRDQPEFVRQIPLQYLASYLGITQRHLSRIRNEITF; this is encoded by the coding sequence ATGCTAGCAGCTTACTTTCAGTCTTTGGGTCTCTTCGATGAGGAAGAAATTACCCAGATAGTTCAGCTTTTTGAATATAGAAGGCTAAACAAGAATGATTTTTTTGTTAAAGAAAATCAGCGCTGTAACGAGGTTGCCTTTATCACATCCGGAATCTTTCGTTCGTATTATACAACCTCAAGTGCAGAAGACGTCACGTATTGTTTTCGATTTCCAAATAGCCTAATCGCTGCCTACTCCTCTTTTATCACCGGCGGACCAAGTATTGAAACCATGCAGGCCCTCACCCCCGCCGAACTCTGGGTCATCAAAAAAAGTACCATTGACAAACTTGCGGCTGAAAGTCTAGTATGGACAAAATACCTCAGGATGATTGCTGAACAGCAATATCTGGAACTTGAAAAACGTATCTTTCAATTGCAGAAAGAAACAGCTTTGCAACGCTATACGGTCTTGCTCCGGGATCAGCCCGAATTTGTCCGACAAATACCATTGCAGTATTTAGCGTCCTACCTGGGCATCACACAACGGCATTTAAGTCGGATCCGCAATGAGATTACTTTTTAG
- a CDS encoding DUF1572 domain-containing protein produces the protein MEKQLFIASRLREVLLNGYWIANTNYQEQLADISWEQAILKINNLNTIAALTYHINYYLKGLLAAFETGKLEINDKYSFDLPEIVNKNDWDKLRSDFFINAALFADKVEQLNAEIFDKPFFDEKYGSYLRNIEGVVEHSYYHLGQIVLIKKIITQ, from the coding sequence ATGGAAAAGCAGCTATTTATCGCAAGCAGACTTAGAGAAGTTTTATTAAATGGTTATTGGATTGCAAATACCAACTATCAAGAACAACTAGCAGATATTAGTTGGGAACAGGCTATCCTGAAGATCAACAATTTAAATACCATTGCTGCACTCACCTATCACATCAATTATTACTTAAAGGGATTGCTGGCCGCATTTGAAACGGGAAAGCTGGAAATTAATGATAAATACAGTTTTGATTTACCTGAAATAGTCAATAAGAATGATTGGGACAAACTTCGGTCTGACTTTTTTATAAATGCAGCACTTTTTGCCGATAAAGTCGAGCAGCTTAATGCCGAAATTTTTGATAAACCTTTTTTTGATGAGAAATATGGCTCCTATCTACGAAACATTGAAGGGGTAGTTGAACATAGTTACTATCATTTGGGACAAATCGTATTGATCAAGAAAATAATCACACAATGA
- a CDS encoding sigma-70 family RNA polymerase sigma factor: MLALTGKDLRNVWDQFVEDECEESFYTLYKHYYHYLSYLGLKKKMSMQRIQDSVNDVFLHLWEKKNGNRQIRNHHNYITTVFFRKLFRKETLQLTDLDFSEEVHDPAIHQSVEEQYIRTTTTNTVAQLVQEHLEQLGTKQRLVIYQRFFLDLSYQEIADANQVSIHTIYNTIYKSLEKIKNNLSSEQEIFLKVAVGLLSSFLLIFS; encoded by the coding sequence ATGCTTGCACTAACCGGAAAAGATTTAAGAAATGTTTGGGATCAATTTGTAGAAGATGAATGTGAGGAATCCTTTTATACCTTATACAAACATTATTACCATTATCTTTCCTACTTGGGACTGAAAAAGAAAATGTCCATGCAACGTATTCAGGATAGTGTCAATGATGTGTTTTTACATCTTTGGGAGAAAAAGAATGGCAATCGACAAATACGCAATCATCATAATTATATTACTACAGTATTCTTCCGAAAGCTCTTTCGTAAAGAAACGCTTCAACTGACAGATTTGGATTTTTCGGAAGAAGTACACGATCCAGCTATCCATCAATCTGTCGAAGAACAGTATATTCGTACGACAACAACAAATACTGTCGCACAATTGGTTCAGGAACATCTAGAGCAATTGGGAACGAAGCAACGTTTGGTAATTTATCAACGTTTTTTTCTTGACCTCTCTTATCAGGAAATTGCGGACGCCAATCAAGTTTCTATTCATACCATTTATAATACGATCTATAAATCGCTGGAAAAGATCAAAAATAATCTGTCTAGTGAACAAGAAATATTCCTTAAAGTAGCCGTAGGCCTACTTTCTTCATTTTTATTGATTTTTTCTTAA
- a CDS encoding FecR domain-containing protein — protein sequence MDELNLQALLQDESFVNYCRRTEKEDIEKWEKWLQKYPEHQQSIAELKETILAMGYYAGEVSVQANYFRLQQQIKKHSNQNRFKEIGKTVWFKIAAAVIVVGTVSLFLFRQQASKETIEIVQHIGSPGQDAALLTLKDGSVISLTDIRNGSVVALQGGVEIQKSKNGELVYKAVEQGGAATAAVNKITTNRGNQYQVILPDGSKAFLNANSTLTYPLKFANDARSVRMTGEVYFEVAKMDRGTDGKRIPFYVETAEQKIEVLGTHFNVNAYQDEPYTTTTLLEGSVRVTSLKMNESVLLKPGQKALLSERLRIDDADISQDVAWIAGDFVFKGEELGSLLRKISRWYNVDVECPQRLNKLKFDGMVSRSQPLSTIMDMLQTTGKVKLTLNGRRLIVID from the coding sequence ATGGACGAACTTAATTTACAGGCCTTATTGCAAGATGAATCTTTTGTCAACTATTGCAGGAGAACAGAGAAAGAGGATATCGAGAAATGGGAAAAATGGCTGCAAAAATATCCAGAACATCAACAATCCATTGCGGAGCTAAAGGAGACTATTTTGGCGATGGGATATTATGCCGGAGAGGTATCCGTTCAGGCAAATTACTTCCGTTTACAACAGCAGATAAAAAAGCATTCTAACCAGAACCGTTTTAAGGAAATTGGTAAAACCGTCTGGTTTAAAATTGCCGCTGCGGTAATTGTTGTAGGTACTGTTTCACTGTTTTTATTTCGACAACAAGCTTCTAAAGAAACAATAGAAATTGTCCAACATATTGGTTCTCCAGGACAAGATGCTGCACTGTTGACCCTAAAAGATGGTTCGGTAATTTCCTTAACTGATATTCGTAATGGGAGTGTCGTTGCACTTCAAGGAGGAGTGGAAATTCAGAAGAGCAAAAACGGTGAGTTGGTTTATAAAGCAGTAGAACAGGGCGGTGCTGCAACAGCGGCGGTCAATAAAATAACAACTAATCGGGGCAATCAATATCAAGTGATTTTGCCTGATGGATCCAAGGCTTTTCTGAATGCAAATTCTACGTTGACTTATCCATTGAAGTTTGCAAATGATGCGCGAAGTGTGCGTATGACTGGCGAAGTTTATTTTGAAGTCGCAAAGATGGATAGGGGAACGGACGGAAAACGAATCCCATTCTATGTGGAAACGGCAGAACAAAAAATCGAAGTACTCGGAACACATTTTAATGTCAATGCCTATCAGGATGAACCCTATACCACAACAACACTGTTGGAGGGAAGCGTACGTGTGACTTCTTTAAAAATGAATGAATCTGTTCTACTGAAGCCGGGGCAAAAGGCATTATTAAGTGAGCGGTTGCGTATCGATGATGCTGATATTTCTCAGGACGTAGCATGGATAGCGGGGGACTTTGTATTCAAGGGTGAAGAATTGGGTAGTTTACTACGTAAGATTTCAAGGTGGTACAATGTAGATGTGGAGTGTCCACAACGACTCAATAAGCTCAAATTTGACGGTATGGTGTCGCGTTCCCAACCGCTCTCTACCATCATGGACATGTTACAGACAACCGGTAAGGTAAAATTAACACTAAATGGAAGGAGGCTTATTGTGATAGATTGA
- a CDS encoding TonB-dependent receptor, producing MSFYQCMRVMKITMVFLTCLLVKVSAFTYGQRITLNRQNSNIPTILKEIRQQSGYDFFYDNGLFNRAKPVNISLKNATVEDALDICFAGQPFGYVVKNKLVVVTASSLGQEKPAYVSQQQLLSGRIIDQETKRVLASVSIRVKGTSGGTNSDANGNFSLTVSKSPATLVVSYLGYQTRELEVKEGQANLVIGLAPLATALEEVTVQARRKANTETAVLEERKRSSIVQDAISAELIERTASITTTQALQRVTGVTVTDDKYIAVRGLGDRSVIGQLNGVRLASSDPDRSAIPLDLVPASLLDNITVYKTVTPDKPADAASGIVELKTKSVPDKMTFELIAQTGLNSNIGLGGNYNSFWNSEMGILGTRINKKDLSPDFLDLAKQYPNGLSSIQDRIANSNYSPSGYQEVNRINGIMKSFDPVMTTRYRRAPMNQLYSATFGNSYDVFGKHKLGLVVGGNYYRRISDTYQGELTQYSIYQGVVTGSPDIFSFRNIPNYITPNSLFMGKYQTYKENTGTETLNYGTLVGVTYRFSTQHEISMQYLGSWGGESIATNLNGRYEYSGLPGEVKSTIHSLKQTFRNLNTFNLQGEHKFLKDEFSPRLSYNVATSKSTQNDPDFRFVSLVDYAPRGGGWYRRPIIGEQAGADDYVYSEHLYALTSGYVNGFGNYGIIQAEPNGRRWRNLNEDNFNAKADLNFPFKLFGEKQLLKTGFNYLFRDRKFMENQLFLPGSNFTGNKSIPLYDVQGNLDRLVSNEIVGVVLPKAGQGEGMMPIGGFLYNSQKSPNNYKGYFETNALYGMLDLKIAERFRLAGGVRFEMTNIGSAVDTANVFLDPALTATSPDGTRIPLDPINPNSVYKTGYKPFYSVNATYTLNDNMNFRGAFNTTLARPELREITNVFEFDAFQMGLVVGNPNLKNQYTQNADFRWEWFPEKGEVIAISAFGKRIENQLVKVFNLKTEGLAATYPEFPTIQFQNDGNIGKVWGLEFEVVKNLGTLYDPLKNLFLGTNLLLAQSEIKKSAERYEANRSLDRYTPKNSPLFEQAPYSINAWLNYDNDKSGTDLTLTFNMVGERLVQINLTGEPDLYTQPVPYLDFVFSQKLNRRILFKGYAKNIINPAIKTVYANPQTGGKWYGNEYINRSYKRGAEIMIGFTYNLF from the coding sequence ATGAGTTTTTATCAATGCATGCGTGTTATGAAAATCACCATGGTATTTTTAACTTGTTTGTTGGTGAAAGTCAGTGCGTTTACTTATGGTCAACGGATTACACTCAACAGGCAAAATAGCAATATCCCAACTATTTTAAAAGAAATAAGGCAGCAGAGTGGCTATGATTTTTTTTATGATAACGGCTTATTTAATCGTGCAAAACCCGTTAATATCAGTCTCAAAAATGCAACTGTTGAGGATGCGTTAGATATCTGTTTTGCCGGACAACCATTTGGTTATGTCGTGAAAAATAAATTGGTTGTCGTGACGGCGTCGTCTTTAGGTCAGGAAAAACCAGCTTATGTATCACAACAGCAACTGCTTTCCGGACGGATAATAGACCAGGAGACCAAGCGGGTTTTGGCAAGTGTTTCCATCCGTGTTAAGGGAACTTCGGGCGGAACAAATTCTGATGCCAATGGTAACTTCTCTTTGACGGTCTCTAAAAGTCCTGCAACATTGGTAGTTTCATATTTAGGCTATCAAACAAGAGAACTGGAAGTCAAAGAAGGACAGGCAAATCTTGTTATCGGTTTAGCACCACTTGCGACAGCTCTGGAAGAGGTCACCGTTCAGGCAAGGCGCAAGGCTAATACCGAAACTGCGGTACTAGAGGAACGGAAGCGTTCATCTATTGTGCAGGACGCGATTTCTGCCGAATTGATCGAACGTACAGCAAGTATCACGACTACGCAAGCTTTACAGCGTGTCACTGGAGTGACCGTAACAGACGATAAGTATATTGCAGTAAGGGGATTAGGAGATAGATCCGTGATCGGGCAATTGAATGGCGTACGATTGGCATCTTCCGATCCTGATCGTAGTGCTATCCCGCTGGATCTCGTTCCTGCTTCTCTTCTGGACAATATTACTGTATATAAAACAGTTACTCCAGATAAACCCGCGGATGCTGCTTCGGGTATTGTTGAACTGAAAACGAAATCTGTACCGGATAAAATGACATTCGAACTTATCGCCCAGACTGGTCTCAATTCGAATATTGGTCTAGGTGGTAATTACAATAGTTTCTGGAACAGTGAAATGGGAATATTGGGCACCCGAATTAACAAAAAGGATCTATCTCCTGATTTCCTGGATCTAGCGAAGCAATATCCCAATGGACTGAGCTCCATTCAAGACAGGATTGCCAACAGTAACTATAGTCCTTCGGGATATCAGGAAGTGAACCGCATCAATGGTATTATGAAAAGCTTTGATCCGGTAATGACTACACGATATCGCCGGGCACCTATGAATCAGCTATATTCAGCCACATTTGGAAATAGCTACGACGTCTTTGGCAAACACAAATTAGGACTTGTTGTCGGCGGAAATTATTACCGAAGGATTTCTGATACTTATCAAGGCGAGTTAACACAATATAGCATCTACCAAGGTGTCGTGACAGGCAGTCCAGATATATTTAGTTTTCGAAATATTCCCAATTATATCACACCTAATAGTTTGTTTATGGGGAAATATCAGACCTATAAAGAGAATACGGGAACGGAAACGCTCAATTATGGTACACTTGTAGGTGTTACTTATCGTTTCAGTACACAGCATGAAATCAGCATGCAATATCTGGGTAGCTGGGGCGGTGAGTCCATAGCCACCAATTTGAATGGACGTTATGAATATTCCGGATTACCGGGAGAAGTGAAAAGTACAATCCATTCCTTAAAACAGACTTTTCGGAATTTGAATACCTTTAATTTGCAGGGAGAGCATAAATTTTTGAAAGATGAATTCTCTCCACGATTGAGCTATAACGTGGCAACTTCAAAATCCACGCAAAATGATCCAGATTTTAGATTTGTGAGCCTTGTTGATTATGCACCTAGAGGTGGAGGATGGTATAGACGGCCGATTATCGGGGAACAAGCCGGAGCTGATGATTATGTTTATTCTGAACACCTTTATGCACTTACATCGGGTTATGTCAACGGATTTGGAAATTATGGCATTATTCAAGCTGAACCTAATGGTCGGAGATGGCGAAATTTAAATGAAGACAATTTTAATGCTAAGGCAGATTTAAATTTTCCTTTTAAGTTATTTGGAGAGAAACAATTGCTAAAGACGGGCTTCAATTATTTGTTCCGAGACCGCAAATTTATGGAAAACCAATTGTTTCTGCCGGGATCAAATTTTACAGGCAATAAATCCATTCCATTGTATGATGTTCAGGGAAATCTGGATCGTTTGGTCAGCAACGAAATCGTTGGTGTTGTGCTACCAAAGGCGGGACAGGGGGAAGGAATGATGCCAATTGGAGGTTTCTTATATAACAGCCAAAAATCACCGAACAACTACAAAGGTTATTTTGAGACTAATGCGTTGTATGGTATGTTGGATCTTAAAATTGCGGAGCGGTTTCGTCTGGCGGGCGGTGTGCGGTTTGAGATGACCAATATCGGATCTGCTGTAGATACAGCCAATGTATTTTTAGACCCAGCACTTACCGCAACATCTCCAGATGGAACACGCATTCCCTTGGATCCAATTAATCCAAATTCTGTATACAAAACAGGTTACAAACCTTTTTATTCAGTCAATGCTACTTATACACTTAACGATAATATGAATTTTCGTGGAGCTTTCAATACAACCTTGGCAAGACCTGAGTTGAGAGAGATTACGAATGTCTTTGAATTTGATGCCTTTCAAATGGGATTGGTCGTGGGTAATCCTAATCTGAAGAATCAATATACGCAAAATGCGGATTTTCGTTGGGAATGGTTTCCCGAAAAGGGCGAGGTTATCGCTATTTCTGCTTTTGGAAAACGTATCGAGAATCAATTGGTCAAAGTCTTTAATTTAAAAACGGAGGGTCTAGCTGCGACTTATCCTGAATTTCCAACAATTCAGTTCCAAAATGATGGTAATATCGGAAAAGTGTGGGGACTGGAGTTCGAAGTTGTGAAGAATCTCGGAACTTTATATGATCCTTTGAAAAATCTGTTTCTCGGTACCAATCTCTTGTTGGCACAAAGTGAGATAAAAAAATCTGCTGAACGCTATGAAGCGAATCGCTCCCTTGATCGATATACGCCTAAAAATAGTCCGTTGTTTGAGCAAGCTCCTTATTCCATCAATGCTTGGCTAAATTATGATAATGACAAATCTGGAACAGATTTGACCTTGACCTTCAACATGGTCGGAGAACGTCTGGTACAGATCAACTTGACAGGAGAACCGGATCTATATACGCAACCCGTACCTTATCTTGATTTTGTATTCTCACAAAAGCTTAATAGACGAATCTTGTTTAAAGGTTATGCCAAAAATATCATTAATCCTGCAATAAAAACAGTTTATGCAAATCCTCAAACAGGTGGGAAATGGTACGGAAATGAATACATCAACCGAAGCTACAAACGTGGTGCGGAAATTATGATCGGTTTTACCTATAACTTATTTTAA
- a CDS encoding DUF4397 domain-containing protein: MELNVFKNRCWWFLGITVLCSFYFVACKKDKLDVIIDNRPVTENRPNSNSRIVNLFDYNQLIANGDSLTNFVVLHPLLPGNHKYPGTSYFPTDGRLGKIWPIPQDLFNKKEEAELSFSARYYAGFGLNHDLKVNVNNSYEIPKDYFLLPTMFMNGQPDVVTLERTATSPSKPDHFKIRIVNLAGAIKNPPSGLTGPQESLVGAISLAYADGALVSPKTNTISVAQKASEYIELPYGTYQFKVLLQDGRPLPALGTERHEYGLIDLPTSTIPENHAKSTNLVYAPIQNFQPGGVYTIVVAPQKFNYISNELDETVNVYQNSFQIITDIAAPVNQSYLRIQGVNAYKDQSIAFRIDGKTLASGLDFGKGSTYGVFTQKQYTIEAIDNSGSVLASLNQELRSNQNYTVWLHPDQNGKAQLLLIANDLSGTLPLPAEDDGTYSRLAFKFFFFNRFLNLSIGNPYITFTLPNGQSIGNSSNVNLQPGIPSLNMPYTNMNTMMHTYEIMAYRSKPDVVPGVWAKDIDVLKSTDFIADKSLYTKIKRALPAHEPGIYTIALIGKSGAGASAKEKAKMIIIKHNK; the protein is encoded by the coding sequence ATGGAATTAAATGTGTTTAAAAATAGATGCTGGTGGTTTTTAGGAATAACAGTATTATGTTCGTTTTATTTTGTCGCTTGTAAAAAAGATAAGTTGGACGTTATCATCGACAACCGCCCTGTAACTGAAAATAGACCAAATTCGAATTCGAGAATTGTTAACTTATTCGACTACAATCAGCTTATCGCTAATGGTGATAGCCTGACTAATTTTGTGGTATTACATCCGTTGCTTCCGGGGAATCATAAATACCCAGGGACATCGTATTTCCCAACGGATGGACGCTTAGGAAAAATATGGCCTATTCCACAAGATCTTTTCAACAAGAAAGAAGAAGCAGAATTGAGTTTTTCTGCTCGTTATTATGCAGGTTTTGGTTTAAATCATGACCTCAAAGTCAACGTAAATAATAGTTATGAGATACCCAAAGACTATTTTTTGCTGCCAACGATGTTTATGAATGGTCAACCTGATGTTGTCACCTTAGAGCGGACTGCTACTAGCCCAAGTAAACCCGATCATTTCAAGATTAGGATTGTAAATCTAGCTGGAGCAATTAAAAATCCCCCCAGCGGATTGACAGGGCCCCAGGAGAGTTTGGTTGGAGCGATATCATTGGCTTATGCTGACGGTGCTTTGGTCAGCCCAAAGACGAACACGATATCTGTTGCCCAGAAGGCCTCAGAATATATCGAATTACCTTATGGGACTTATCAATTCAAGGTATTGCTTCAGGATGGGAGACCACTTCCAGCATTGGGGACGGAACGACATGAGTATGGTCTTATTGATTTACCGACTTCTACTATTCCTGAAAATCATGCCAAGTCAACTAACCTGGTCTATGCTCCAATTCAGAATTTTCAACCCGGTGGAGTGTATACGATTGTAGTTGCTCCACAGAAATTTAATTACATCTCCAATGAATTGGACGAAACCGTGAATGTCTATCAAAATTCGTTTCAAATTATTACAGATATCGCGGCACCAGTAAACCAAAGTTATCTTCGGATACAGGGAGTCAATGCCTACAAAGATCAGTCCATCGCATTTAGGATAGATGGCAAAACACTTGCATCGGGGCTTGATTTTGGGAAAGGGAGTACTTATGGTGTTTTTACCCAAAAACAGTATACGATTGAGGCAATTGACAATTCAGGGAGTGTGCTTGCTTCCTTAAATCAGGAGTTACGGAGCAACCAAAACTATACCGTTTGGCTCCATCCTGATCAAAATGGAAAAGCTCAGCTCTTGCTGATTGCCAATGATCTTAGTGGTACACTTCCATTACCGGCAGAAGATGATGGTACTTATAGCAGACTCGCTTTTAAGTTTTTCTTTTTCAATCGTTTCTTAAATCTATCTATTGGGAACCCCTACATCACGTTTACGCTTCCAAATGGACAGTCTATTGGAAATAGCTCGAATGTGAATCTTCAACCGGGCATTCCTTCGCTGAATATGCCCTATACGAATATGAATACCATGATGCATACATACGAGATTATGGCCTACCGATCTAAGCCCGATGTGGTACCCGGTGTGTGGGCTAAAGATATCGATGTACTGAAATCAACAGACTTTATCGCAGATAAATCGCTTTACACAAAAATCAAAAGAGCATTACCTGCGCACGAACCGGGAATTTATACTATTGCATTAATTGGAAAAAGCGGAGCTGGAGCATCCGCTAAAGAGAAAGCTAAAATGATCATTATCAAACATAATAAATAA